The Anomaloglossus baeobatrachus isolate aAnoBae1 chromosome 7, aAnoBae1.hap1, whole genome shotgun sequence sequence GCCCCTGCCCCCTGTGTCCTGCCCCCTGTGTCCTGTGATCCCCATAATAAAGGTTATTGGGGtcttttatatatttattgtacATAGTTTTTTGTCTCAGGCTGTATGACACCAAACACGGCCGCCATCacatctccaggggtctctcccGGGTTTCTAAATATTCATAGTTTTTATTCATGTCATCATCTGTCTCTCAGTTTCCCCAGAATCCTCGGTGGCCGATCTGcggctccagagctgtgaattgggggcggcatcgatcgcacatttgccttttatagaactaagtcctctgctttgtaactagacgTGAAAACTGAGTCCTCTGTGCGCCGCTGTTTTCAGATGATGATGACGGCCGGGATCAGAATGGAGcgttcatgtctgttctcactgtggtgacatcataggtttatgacatcatggaatatgcaaattatagctGACCACCCCGATGACTACATAAAGGGGCGACACTCACTTGCCTaggtcatcactttgtgatgtcacagtgatcaAAGGATCTAAAAATCCGCTCCTGAGAGCCTAACAGCCATTATACTTCATAAAGGAACAGGACGATGGACCGAGCTACGCAAGCAAGAAAGAGGAGCCCTTGGAACAGAAACCGTGgattccctggattatacaccgtggagcccctggattatacaccgtggagcccctggattatacaccgtggagcccttggattatacaccgtggagcccctggattatacaccgtggagccctgcgCCTTTACTGCCTTTTTGGATAGTAACCAGGATAGGAACGCCCCACAACGCAGGACCGGGAGCATCGTGAGAACCTGGTGACCGTATCACTGCTCGTTATCCGCTAATGTCATGTAAACCTTTGCTGGGCAATTTATCAAGGCTGGGGCTTTTCTGCGCCGACCTTCATGACGCGCCCCCTGGAGTAAGATCTGTCAGGGATATTTTACACCACTTTTGTGCCCTTTATTATACTAAGCTCTGCTCACTTTTTATTTAAAAAGATGAAAGAGccggtgtaaaaaggtgaaaagtgATCACATGTAAGGTGTGCGGGACGTTTTCAGGATTTCAGACAGTTTTACAACCCTTTTCTGGTGCTGGTCCACCTGACCTAAAATCGTCAGcctcataaagtgtatcgtatatggAGATGTCGAGTTCTGGTCAGGGTTGTGTCCAAGAGACCACGAAAGAAGAAACTAATTATAATTACGGTTATAAGTTGTTAATTTGTACAGATTTGTGTTAGTATTGATAGTTGGGGTTTATTTCAGTTAGGGTTGTTTTGGCctcactagcctcaagctcgctcctccggccagcagctactctgtagatgcaaccctgggcctgtggTAAGGCTTTTTCCCTGTTAAGGGGTGTAATTGTGGCGATCAGGTTTCCTATTGAACATACAGAATTGAGTGGCTTGTGTGAAGTCTGTCTGAGGAAACCTTAtgagctgatggccttagacagatTTTAACATTTTGGGAAAAAGCATTAGTAGCTTATTTCCATTAGGGTTAATTCAACCGCTCTGGTATTAAGCTCCTAATTCCCTTTGTGTAAAGGACATTTTTACAGTGTGAGcgatgagatgatggatctctccgccacattatcttacggtcatggaggcctgtgcgcctttcttgactatttgcaggttattggcactagattatgggacgttgatccagggaactagtctgattgccgtatgtggagtcgggaaggattttttcccctaatatggggcaattgtcatttgcctcatggggttttcgccttcctctggatcaacacattagcttttaggttgaacttgtgtctttcaaccttaaggctatgaaactgTCCCTCTATTGAGGTTCAAAGGTTTATGCCAGGGTTCCTTTGGAGGGTTTTGCTCGACATCTGTGCTGGAAGCCTTTTTGAGCCAAGTGCCTCAGATATCTTTATTTAGGAAAGTAGCATTAGTTAGAATTTATTTTAATGAGAATTGGCTGACCCACTTTAGCcttaagctcgctcctccggccagcagctactctgtggatgCAATCCTGGCTCTGTGATAAATCTTTATCACTGTATAGGGGTGCAAGATTGAAATctagggttcctttggaacctgaaGGATAGAGAGTCTAGtgccaagtctgtctgaggaagcctttttCAGCCAACGGCCTCAGACAGGTGCTATCAAGAGAGTAGCATTAGATAGTTTTTTCATTTAGGGTTGATTCAACCACtctagcctcaagctcgctcctccagccagcagctactctgtagatgcaaccctgggcctATGGTAAGTCTTTATCCCTATTCAGGGGTGTAATGTGAAGTAGGATGGAGTGGCTTTGGTCatgtctgtctgaggaagccttatgagctgatggccttagacagaCCCCAATATTTAGGAAACAAGCTTTAGTAGCTTATTTCCATTAGGGTTAATTCAACCGCTCTGGTATTAGGCTCCTAATTCCCTTTGTGTAAAGAACATTTttacagtgtgagcaatgagatgatggatctctccgcCACATTATCTTATGGTCATGGAGGCCTGTGCACCTTTCATGACTATTTGCAGGTTATTGGTACTagattatgggacgttgatccatggaactagtctgattgccgtatgtggagtcgggaaggaatttttcccctaatatggggcaattgtcttttgcctcatggggttttcaccttcctctggatcaacacattagcttttaggctgaacttgtgtctttcaaccttaaggctattaACCTGTTCCTGGGTCCGACGGCCTCAGACACATCCCAACATTCAGGGGAATAAAGGTTTAgttaaagagggagaaattaaaagTAAAGCTACAGAAACAAACTAAAATCCCAAAAAATGTATAAgttccaaataatataatatagagcaAAAGTATTATCCTGTCAGGTCCCATGTCAGGGTATTAGTCTGTGATCTGGGCAGATTAATGCTGTTGCTCTTGTATATTAAATTGGAAATTTTGGTGAATTTTAGTTTCTTTTCCTGTAGCTTTGCTGTTAATTttagggtagggactcgcaagacatgaggacccttgacgtgggttgcgagctttgtgtattttggccaaaatatcaaccaatgccACAGAAATTATATATTCTTTTTcatgttatatttatttgtatacaggcgctgggctcttcatgtgtgtgaccagcgccctatacaagccttatctaatactgaacagtcaccccctccatgaatcgggaggttgtgagtggtggtcgtctcatcagtattttgcttcCATCTTTAGTGCAGCATTTTCTGTGACCCGGGCAGGCAAATTCTGCTGCTCCTTTTTTTTGTTATATTGCACTTAtgaaattttggggaattttaatTCCTTATTTGGTGGCTTTTGCTTTTAATTTTAGCAAAGTGACTTACAAagcaatgaggacccttgacgtgggttgcaaggTTGTGTTTTTTAgccaaaatatcgaccaatacctcatatatgtaTCATATCTATTTTTTTGCATGCTTTATATATTTTTATGGAGCCAATCCCGTGTATATTGGCCTAGTATACTATAATGTAATATAATACTAGGATGTAATATATAATACCGTTGTTCTGTTCATGCTCCGAGATCTTATGAACTCTTTGCTCAGTGAGTGGAAGATTAATTGTTCTTCATGTCACAGCCCTGCTCCACGGCCGAATGAGATAAATCTGTTCATGATGCGGCTCTTCTGGCGGGGAAGATATTTCTTGACTCGTGTTTCTGTTTTTCACTTTATTTATATATTGTTTTCAATAATATACATCACACAACTATATTCTGTTTTTCTGACACATTATTGAATTACACTCACATTTTATTTTTAGACGCAgtttttgtttttacaattttgtacACTTATTTACACCACACCCTttgcacatatatatctatatatatatatatatatatatatatatatatccccaatttgggatgtatttcatctgtctagattttggcggttggtgactgttcacattcagtcatcaggccctgtccacaggctatttacttcatgcagcatttgcttggacctgtcccgcccacggccatgactcagtcatgggtacgggattgaaatagaccaggtgagtgctgctaagagcagttctactattcatatgtgaggccgtatggcacattttataaaaatattttagtgtaggactgccccaaatgagatttgccgtgacgtggcggggtagctcaagaaattgcaattttttgccaaaaatctcaaaaatttttataataagtacagtttggaatttttagtgctgaagtgcacatttagtgctggctttttgttttttcttcagatgtataatgtcacctggcatcaagccctggggttcgtggtgtcacggcgtctatcagatacctgatatcaccaacccagtcagtaagaaaaaaaaatagacaacaaaaaagttttatttgaaaaaacactccccaaaacattccctctttcaccaatttattgaaaagaacaatcaattccaggtccggcgtaatccaataagggcgtcccacggcgatccataccatagtcactgtcccagtcaatgaagaacagaatgttccccattggctgggagagtaatgccgtgacctgagcgaacatcaataggtcagcccaggtcactgcaggggatgacgagcgctgccatcaggaggttagatgagatattacctgctgtgacgatctcctgctctcctgatgtcagcgctgtcactgacttctatgccctccgcgttctcagcagtatcgcgagagcccgtgacgtcaccgctagtgacagtctcaggccgcccgcgagacgggcatagacggcagtgaccgcgctgacgtcaggaggcaggagatcgtcacagcaggtaatgatctcatctaatctcctgacagcagcactcgtcatccccgcggctgcacgcactgcagcgtgagaagctgctgacactgcgggcagacactgacactgcagggcgggcagccaCGGGGTTGGagggggacacagactgcacgggcacctggaggtcacacggaagtgcttctgtgcgtcgtccagggagtgtgatgtgtgtgtttactctgctctgcttcctcttcctgtcatagtgACAtcccttcctgcaaaaccgcagccagtgatgagcattaccgcaggtaaatcgtggctataccgagggtataccgcacatcatttgctacccgcggtatttcgcgattacattacagtgaatggagtgaaataccggaggTCCCTGCGGAAAAGAAACGACATGCACATTTTATCAAGAAatgttctcaagaaattctgcagaaagaattttctttagaaaaaaacgcagcgtgagcacagatattttttttcccataggttttgctgggaaatgtctgcagaaagatttcaaacatttctcaagtaaTTTCCGCAGCAAAAGGTCCATAGCAATAGAAGCTTAGAAAAAGCTAAATTCTTCAGATATTATCCAAGTAAATACTAGTAAAAAGATCGAGTAAATAGAGAGACCTCAGGGAGACCTGTTTGGTTACCCATGGGGTGTTTGCAAAACCACTAATAAAGGAttggggagaaaaaagtggagaaacaagtgTGGTACCCTGCAAAACAATGACAAATATTTATTTGGGTACAAAAACCACATGAGATACAAATATTGTATATAAAAAAGAGGAAAAGATGACAGATGCAATAGACTTCTGGCAGGAAAAAAAAACCACTACAGACCTGTGTAATTACATATGGGTAAGTACCACCCTGCTGCCAAAGTCATAACAATTGTAGTCACAACCTTGTAGCCATTCCAGCAAATAACAAGTAATAACATATAAAGTGCTACCATGCTGGAggaatttttttttgcaaaaaaagggaTAACATACCAGAATAGAATGTAAATCAATGCAGGgataaagtgccagcagtgcaagGGTCTGGAGCCCCCCCAGGAGAGGTAACCTCATTTTGTCACAGAGCAGGCTTCATCAGACCAGAAGTGAGGGGAGTCTATTCTATTCATTCTATTTTGttttatataatccctgtttttttgcaaaaatattccTCCTGCATTGAAGCACTTTACATGTCAATCAATTCTTATTATTTGATGGAATGACTGCATGTTTGTGACTACAATTATGCCTTTGTTAGCAGTGTAGTACTTGCCTATATACCATTCATGTAATTATATAGGTTTGTAGGAGTTTTGTCGCCAGATCCAGACCCTTGCACTGCTGGCACTGTGGCCGTGTGTGGACAGATCATCTCTCCAGAACCCCGTATTCTTAGAACAAAACAACTCAGAGCAAAATAACAGGAGCATGTGAGGAATCAGCTCTTCAAAGTGATCTTGGTGATGATAAGACTGATATTGAGGTGATCAGGACAGATCTAGTCCGCTATGTACCTGCGCACACGGGCGGTCACCTAGAATCTTACATTAATGGGTGAAATTTACTGTATCACTCACTGCCCGCACGTGTCTGATCTCAGGGATATGGAGCAAAATCAATCCGATTATTTCCCGCATTGACTTCCAGCTCCGCAGTAATCGCAGTAATGGAGGATGGATGTAGATACCGACATTGCTATATAAACCGTCTGGTGCAGACACTAGTACGGAACATAATGGCGGATATAAGGGGCACCAGCTCTGATgaggaggatgtggtggctctgagaagagcctttgtgttgtactCGGGGTGCAGGACAGATCTAGGCCCTCTCCCCACGGATGCGGCGGGCCAGCTGGATATCTAGAGTCAAAAGAACTGCAGAAGCACAAAGGGCGGTAAATTCAAACTCCCTAACATTTCCATATTCAGCCAATCAGCAGAGGAAAGGGCGGATTTCTCAGTCTGTAAAACACGCCCCGGACACGCGTCATCTCCTCAGTTCTCCTTCTGGTCCGACCATCCTCTACATAAAGGAGGAGTCAGAGGCCGTTTCTCACTTGTTTTATGCTATCTGCTCTGAAGATGTCTGGTCGCGGTAAAGGAGGAAAAGGTCTCGGGAAAggcggcgccaagcggcacaggaaggtgctccgtgataacatccagggcatcaccaagcctgccatccgccgtctcgcccgcagaggaggcgtcaagcgcatctcTGGCCTCATCTACGAAGAGACTCGCGGAGTCCTGAAAGTTTTCCTGGAGAAtgtgatccgtgacgccgtcacctacaccgagcacgccaagaggaagaccgtcaccgccatggacgtggtgtacgcgctgaagcgccagggccgcactctctacggcttcggAGGTTAATTCTGCTCTATTCTGACAACccaaaggctcttttcagagccacccaCATCTACCTGAAAGGCTACAAAgtcctgctgctgtggggtgagcGGAGGGCGGATCTCCTGTGCCCTGGTGAATGCTGTTCGCTCTCACTGATCTATCATGTGGCCGATCATATAACACCGGGGTACATGATGGGGGTGGTATAGCCGAACATGGCGATATCTGAGCACAGTCCATATCCTGCTGTGCTGCGGTCACTACAGAGTAAGAAGCAAAGTTCTGCTGTGAGATGAATGTGTTGATGCTGctttaatgatatttttagggtgagACCCGTGTGGGTGATCGGGTGCAGCGAATATTTACCGGGAATAACGCTGTATGAGGCAGCTGGATAGATGGACGCACTGTACCGGGTTTATAGACTCCTGTGTAATCACCGCGTCTTGGGCACTTTAGTCTCGGATCGATGGCGGCCACCGAAGATTAATGATAACCCTTCAGAATAATAATGGCGGCTCATCCTCCATCCAGCGCGATCACCGTGTGCGGGGGCAGCAGGTCTGGAGGACAGGACTGCGCTGTATCCGGAGTATTGTAGAGCTGCCCCAGACCTGAATCCTCACAATATAATCCCCCCTATATGCAGAGGCGCAGGTTATAATCAGATGGACGGAGAGCAGCGAAtgaggggagggggagacagaAAACTGAAACCGCAGCTGAAAACGGTGACACCAATGGGTTAAACGGATGAGTGCTCTTAAATAGGCGGAGCTACAACGAATTTGAAATTCCCGCTCAGTGGTGACGGTTTCTTCTGTCCCTTTTCTGTAACACGTGCTCCTGCCTTCTTTACAGTttgtcctgctgctgtggggtgagcTGACTGCCGATCTCCGGGGAATGCTGTAACTGTCACTGATCTGTTATGTGAATACAGATAACGCCGGGGTGTATAATCCAGTACAAGTGTCTTCTTCCGGGATTAACACCTTACTGGCCGATACCGCTCCACATGTGTTCTCACACATGAAGCGACTTCACCCCCACATCCTCGTGGAATATTCAAGGTGATGGGGCACATCTACACTTTACCCACAGATCTAGTGTCGCATGATTGTGACCCTTTTAGTGGGGAAATTTGTGGCAGGAAATTGCTGGTTAGTAGCCGCATTAAGTGTTATGTGAAAACCCGGTCTATCTACTCACAGCAAAGACAAATTTCCACCCTCGAAAGAACAAGACCCTCCATCCCCTGTATATATTGCGTTGTATACACTATAGAATTGTGAGACCAGTAAAGCAACCGCTGCCCCATCTCCACATGTCAGCTCTGGAGCAGATCAGCCCATTCATttcatcagcaaaaacactagtgcatgccctcatcatctcccgccttgactactgcaacctcctgctctctggcctcccaacactcttgcacccctccaatctatcctaaactctgcggcccgcttaatccacctctcctctcgctactccccagccttgccactcccttcactggcttcccctcACCCAAGGACACAAAACATtacccatgacatacaaagccatccacaacctgtctcctccctagtctcccggtacctacctgcacgcaacctcagatcctcacaagatttccttctctgctcctctaatctcctcttcccacaatcgtgtacaagatttctcccgtgtatcccccatactctggaacgctctaccgcaGCACATCAGACTcccccctactgtggaaagcttcaagaggaacctcaagacccacctctttcaagcagtctacaacctacaatagccctcagtccagtagaccactgcacaaccagctctgtcctcacctattgtatcctcacccattccctgtagactaagccctcgcgggcagggtcctctctcctcctgtaccagtctgttttgtactgttaatgactgttgtaggtataccctctttcacttgtaaagcaccatagaataaatggcgctataataataaataataataccctgaatatctgctctataaGAAACGCAGCACAGAAGTGCGGATCGTACAGGAATCTATACACAGCCTGGTGCTTCTGTTAAACACGGGGAGAAGTGCTGACATCGGCCGATATCGGCAGCCTCAGCTCTGATGAGGAAAacgtggtggctcttagaagagcctttgtgttgtggatGATGCGGGATCAGTGGCGCTCACTTGCTCTTCTTGCCGCTCTCGgtcttcttgggcagcagcacggcctggatgttgggcaggacgcctccctgggcaatggtcaccccacccagcagcctgttcagctcctcgtcattgcgcacagccagctgcaggtgccgggggatgatgcgggtcttcttgttgtcccgggcagcattgccggccaattccaggatctcagcggtcagatactcgagcacagcggccaggtagaccggagcgccggcgcccactctctcggcgtaattgcccttgcggagaagcctgtgcacacgaccgaccgggaactgcagtcctgcccgggatgagcgggtcttggccttagcgcgggccttccctccttgtttgccgcgtccagacatcgcTCTGATCTTCTCTCCAACAGCTCAAAGAAAACACAATTCTTGTGCGATGTCAGTGCTGGTTCCTCATTCGCTTTTATCAGGTGCTGCCCCGCCCTCCCTTCTCACCATTGGATGGATCTAAAGCCTCTTGTTTAGTGAAGACACCAATGAGATGCAGCGGGCGCAGCCTATGACACTCCCAGATGTCACAGATTGCGCCCGCTGTGCAGACGACTGTATATAtcatacacactgctgtatacactgaATTTAAATAAAACGGAAATAAATACAGTTTTAGAAACAAAACTACATATTCATACATTTTCTTTGGTTTTTAACTTTAGAAAAGCTCTTTTGCTTTTTTGGGGTTCAGCACGAGCCTAGTTTTGCTCTATCCTTCTTGAACTTCTAATGTAAAGAGAGGGAGGGCACTACCCCATAATATGGGCTCACTTATGGCAGAAAGACTAATTCAGAAAGAAAAGCAAGGAAAGAATGCCATACAACAAGGATCACCATGCATAACTGTAA is a genomic window containing:
- the LOC142246268 gene encoding histone H4; translated protein: MSGRGKGGKGLGKGGAKRHRKVLRDNIQGITKPAIRRLARRGGVKRISGLIYEETRGVLKVFLENVIRDAVTYTEHAKRKTVTAMDVVYALKRQGRTLYGFGG
- the LOC142246269 gene encoding histone H2A type 1-like: MSGRGKQGGKARAKAKTRSSRAGLQFPVGRVHRLLRKGNYAERVGAGAPVYLAAVLEYLTAEILELAGNAARDNKKTRIIPRHLQLAVRNDEELNRLLGGVTIAQGGVLPNIQAVLLPKKTESGKKSK